A genomic region of Pseudomonadota bacterium contains the following coding sequences:
- a CDS encoding MMPL family transporter: protein MFEKLGITVTGYMQWVLRWRWAILALTLLAAVAMTSGARHLGFSTDYRVFFSQENPQLSAFEALQNVYTKDDNILFVLQPGKGEVFTRQVLSAVKTLTEEGWKVPYATRVDSLTNFQHSSAVGDNLTVADLVADPAVLDAADLQDIRAIALAEPLLIHRLVSPDARTTAVNVNLTLPQRNAEEVPKALAAARALAERVRKEHPDIKIAITGLAALNNAFTEASQGDLKTLVPLMYGVLLLVMVALLRSMTGTFATMIVIGLSASTAMGIAGWVGIQLTPPSVSAPTIILTMAIADSVHILVTMGQLMAQGATKREAIVESMRINFHPVFLTSLTTVIGFLSLNFSDAPPFRDLGNITAIGVAAAWVYTMLFLPALMAVLPVRPARRRQISAWHMERLANFVVRNRWRLLWGVGGLVVALGAFIPRIELNDQFVNYFSPTIPFRADTDFAMQNLSGIYQIQYSLPAGESGGINEPEYLRHLDAFAKWLQAQPGVVHVQTLTDILRRLNKNMHGDDPTWYRLPETRDLAAQYLLLFEMSLPYGLDLNNQINVDKSSVRLIATLENISTRKARALKASSEAWLAENMPTASGVEASGPFVMFAYISERNIKSMLMGTGVAFVLISLSLILAFRDLHLGLLSLIPNIVPAIITFGIWGVFVGELGLAASIVTATSLGIIVDSTIHFLSKYLRARRERGYDSPAAVRYAFATVGAALFVMTAVLVAGFGVLAFSAFELNKSLGLLTATAISAALFADFLLLPPLLMALSRGQIYWKEKKDGKKAAADPVA, encoded by the coding sequence ATGTTCGAAAAGCTTGGGATCACGGTTACGGGCTATATGCAATGGGTCTTGCGCTGGCGCTGGGCTATTCTGGCGCTGACCCTCCTCGCCGCCGTCGCCATGACGAGCGGGGCGCGCCATCTTGGATTCTCCACCGATTACCGCGTCTTCTTCAGCCAGGAGAATCCCCAGCTCTCGGCCTTCGAGGCTCTCCAGAACGTCTATACGAAAGACGACAACATCCTTTTCGTGTTGCAGCCGGGAAAGGGCGAAGTCTTCACGCGGCAGGTGCTATCCGCCGTCAAGACCTTGACCGAAGAAGGGTGGAAGGTTCCTTACGCAACCCGCGTCGATTCGCTTACCAATTTCCAGCACAGCAGCGCCGTCGGTGACAACCTTACGGTCGCCGATCTCGTGGCGGACCCCGCGGTGCTTGACGCGGCGGACTTGCAGGATATTCGTGCGATCGCGCTGGCCGAACCGCTGCTCATCCACCGACTGGTGTCGCCGGACGCCCGGACGACAGCCGTGAACGTGAATCTCACCCTTCCGCAGCGAAACGCCGAGGAAGTGCCGAAGGCGCTGGCCGCCGCCCGGGCGCTGGCCGAGCGGGTGCGGAAAGAGCACCCGGACATCAAAATCGCGATCACCGGCCTTGCGGCGTTGAACAACGCCTTCACCGAGGCAAGCCAGGGCGACCTCAAGACGCTGGTGCCGTTGATGTACGGCGTTCTGTTGCTCGTCATGGTCGCACTTTTGCGTTCCATGACCGGCACTTTCGCAACGATGATCGTGATTGGTCTTTCCGCGTCAACGGCGATGGGAATTGCCGGCTGGGTGGGAATCCAGCTTACCCCGCCCTCCGTTTCGGCGCCGACAATCATCCTCACCATGGCGATCGCCGATAGCGTGCACATCCTCGTCACGATGGGCCAGTTGATGGCGCAAGGCGCCACCAAGCGGGAAGCGATCGTCGAAAGCATGCGGATAAATTTCCACCCGGTTTTCCTGACCAGCCTTACGACGGTGATCGGCTTCTTAAGCCTCAACTTCAGCGATGCGCCACCTTTCCGCGACCTCGGTAACATCACGGCCATCGGGGTGGCCGCGGCGTGGGTCTATACCATGCTGTTCCTGCCCGCCTTGATGGCGGTGCTGCCGGTCCGTCCCGCAAGGCGTCGGCAAATCTCGGCCTGGCACATGGAGCGCCTCGCGAATTTCGTCGTTCGCAACCGTTGGCGATTGTTGTGGGGGGTAGGCGGACTTGTCGTGGCACTCGGCGCCTTCATTCCGCGCATCGAATTGAACGACCAGTTCGTGAACTATTTCAGCCCCACCATTCCGTTTCGCGCCGATACGGATTTCGCGATGCAGAATCTCTCCGGGATCTATCAGATCCAGTACTCGCTGCCGGCCGGCGAAAGCGGCGGCATCAACGAACCGGAATACCTTCGGCACCTTGACGCTTTTGCGAAGTGGCTTCAGGCGCAGCCCGGGGTCGTGCACGTTCAGACGTTGACGGATATCCTGCGGCGTCTGAACAAAAACATGCATGGAGACGATCCGACCTGGTACCGGCTGCCCGAAACCCGCGATTTGGCGGCCCAATACCTTCTGTTGTTCGAGATGTCGCTGCCCTATGGGCTTGACCTCAACAACCAGATCAACGTTGACAAATCCTCTGTCCGTCTCATCGCGACGCTGGAAAATATCTCGACGCGGAAGGCCCGTGCGCTGAAAGCGAGTTCGGAAGCGTGGTTAGCGGAGAACATGCCGACCGCGTCCGGGGTGGAGGCCAGCGGCCCGTTCGTCATGTTTGCCTACATCTCCGAACGCAACATCAAAAGCATGCTGATGGGGACGGGGGTGGCCTTCGTGCTGATCTCGCTGTCGCTGATCCTCGCCTTCCGGGACCTGCATCTCGGGCTCTTGAGCCTGATTCCAAACATCGTTCCGGCCATTATCACCTTCGGGATTTGGGGGGTCTTCGTCGGCGAGCTTGGCCTGGCCGCCTCGATCGTGACGGCGACCAGCCTCGGCATCATCGTTGACTCGACCATCCATTTCCTTTCGAAATACCTGCGGGCGCGCCGCGAACGGGGTTACGATTCTCCCGCCGCCGTCCGCTACGCCTTCGCGACGGTGGGGGCGGCGCTTTTCGTGATGACGGCGGTTCTGGTCGCGGGATTTGGCGTGCTGGCGTTCTCGGCCTTCGAACTC
- a CDS encoding TetR/AcrR family transcriptional regulator has product MESAQRPDQGQTPNPKRDAILAAGRQLFLEHGYGAVTMDRIAKKANVSKRTVYSHFANKESLFAGVMTAICDLLGGRALPTEIPTGPPAEVLTEIGRTFVNLVTAPDGIALFRIVVGESARFPKLGAVFYETGPARLVDCIASYLREQNRKGTLAVAEPEIAAMQFLDLAKSRFHLRLVLGIGEAPTDGEKARAVGCAVELFLCLYAKKSGRTEKTSFASSRDRTP; this is encoded by the coding sequence ATGGAATCCGCCCAGCGCCCCGACCAAGGCCAAACGCCGAACCCGAAGCGCGACGCCATTCTCGCCGCCGGGCGCCAGCTTTTCCTCGAACACGGCTACGGGGCCGTGACGATGGATCGCATCGCCAAGAAGGCGAACGTCTCGAAACGCACCGTTTACAGCCACTTCGCCAACAAAGAATCCCTTTTCGCCGGCGTCATGACCGCGATCTGCGACCTTCTGGGCGGCCGGGCGCTACCGACCGAAATTCCCACCGGCCCACCGGCGGAGGTGCTGACCGAGATCGGCCGCACGTTCGTGAACCTGGTCACCGCGCCGGACGGCATCGCCCTTTTTCGGATTGTCGTTGGGGAAAGCGCGCGTTTCCCAAAACTTGGCGCGGTTTTCTACGAGACGGGACCGGCACGGTTGGTGGACTGCATCGCAAGCTATCTCCGCGAGCAGAATCGAAAAGGCACACTGGCCGTGGCCGAGCCGGAGATCGCGGCCATGCAATTCCTCGATCTTGCGAAGTCGCGTTTTCATCTCCGTCTTGTCTTGGGAATCGGCGAGGCACCGACGGATGGGGAAAAGGCGCGCGCGGTCGGCTGCGCCGTCGAGCTTTTTCTCTGTCTCTATGCGAAGAAAAGCGGAC